A part of Anolis sagrei isolate rAnoSag1 chromosome 3, rAnoSag1.mat, whole genome shotgun sequence genomic DNA contains:
- the VEGFD gene encoding vascular endothelial growth factor D, translating to MYKPWIVVNIIIVFCLHLLRGSEYGSVKRTALSALEWSEQQIRKAASLEELLRITHSEDWKLWKCRLKLKSVAALDSKSASHRSTRFAAAFYDIEMLKVIDEEWQRTQCVPRETCIEVAKELGAGTNKFFKPPCVNVYRCGGCCNEENLSCMNTSTSYVSKMLFEISVPLTNVPDPIEVKIANHTGCKCLTNMQRQSYSVIRRSVQDPEDDRCPHINRLCHEGWIWDSSKCECIIDKEHPGIREGLPSLAELAMCAPNMDFDEESCECICKWKCSGNLFQNKENCSCYLCTESQESCFQKHKTFNAETCSCEEKCPFQSRMCPTTRPTCSRHCRCLRGGRVPHGSQSRENP from the exons ATGTACAAGCCGTGGATAGTGGTAAACATAATCATTGTGTTTTGCCTTCATCTGCTGCGAGGATCTGAATATGGATCTGTAAAG AGAACAGCACTTTCCGCCTTGGAATGGTCAGAACAACAGATTAGAAAGGCAGCCAGTCTAGAAGAGCTCCTTCGAATTACCCACTCCGAGGACTGGAAGCTGTGGAAGTGCCGGTTAAAACTCAAGAGTGTAGCTGCCTTGGATTCAAAATCTGCCTCACATCGCTCCACACGATTTGCAGCTGCATTCTATGATATTGAGATGCTCAAAG TTATAGATGAGGAGTGGCAAAGGACCCAGTGTGTCCCACGAGAGACCTGTATAGAAGTGGCCAAAGAGTTGGGTGCAGGCACCAATAAGTTCTTCAAGCCTCCTTGTGTGAATGTCTACAGATGTGGAGGATGCTGCAATGAAGAGAACCTCAGCTGTATGAACACTAGCACCTCTTATGTGTCCAAAATG CTTTTTGAGATTTCTGTACCTTTAACAAATGTGCCAGACCCAATTGAAGTCAAAATTGCAAACCACACAGGATGTAAGTGCCTAACAAATATGCAGCGCCAATCATATTCTGTTATACGAAGATCTGTTCAGGATCCAGAGGACGATCG CTGCCCCCACATAAACAGATTGTGTCACGAAGGATGGATTTGGGATAGCAGTAAATGTGAATGCATTATTGACAAAGAACATCCTGGAATAAGGGAAG GACTCCCTTCACTTGCTGAACTTGCAATGTGTGCACCAAATATGGACTTTGACGAGGAAAGCTGTGAGTGCATCTGTAAATGGAAGTGCTCTGGGAATTTATTTCAGAACAAAGAGAACTGCAGCTGTTACTTGTGCACAGAGAGCCAGGAAAGCTGTTTTCAGAAACACAAGACATTTAATGCAGAAACTTGCAG TTGTGAAGAGAAATGCCCATTCCAGTCCAGAATGTGTCCAACTACTCGACCAACGTGTTCAAGGCACTGCCGTTGCCTGAGGGGAGGAAGAGTCCCACATGGGTCCCAAAGCAGAGAAAACCCTTAG